The following coding sequences are from one Tepidamorphus gemmatus window:
- the addB gene encoding double-strand break repair protein AddB: MTAPAPPRLWTIPPSAAFLPAFADALIAGRLVPPAPEGRRFALEEHLVLLPTRRACRTFAELLAERVGGATLLPRIRPIGDVDEVDLALFGEGTFGGGAALDLPPAIPPLQRHLLLATMVLAWGRSVAQTLLVPGREEPVAIPVVPGDAALLARDLARLIDDFETEGVSFRALEELVPEDHAAYWALTVGFLRIVSEEWPRLLEERGASDPATRRNALLRAEAARLAHCPPTGPIIAAGSTGTIPATAALLAVIARLPHGAVVLPGLDLDLDEEAWTAIDAASAPHPGHPQYGLKRLLGRLGAVRASVEPLVAAPRPARDRLVGEAFRPAATTEQWASLDRRLGDGLLDAAVSGIGVLEAADEAEEALAIAIALRETVATPGRTAALVTPDRGLARRVAAELARWQITVDDSAGVPLAETPAGGLFRQIVETVARRLEPVALVALIQHPLARFGLDTAAARRAARWLELAVLRGPRPAPGCDGLIRVATERLLRSADRFDHPAVRRLDTADRDAAFDLATRISAALEPLERLRDSPPVPLAKVVASHAEALSRVIAGEADELPSGEDVTALDAFLEELLASAGDGPDVTLAEYPALLAALMAGRAVRPVRAGHPRLAILGPLEARLLSADLIVLGGLDEGVWPADTRTDPFLNRPMRGVIGLEAPERFIGLAAHDVAQALGAPEVLLARAMKIGGAPTVASRWLRRLAAVVGSKRYARMCEAGNRLKGFARRLDLAEAAPRAMAEPAPCPPLELRPTRISVTEVETLIRDPYSIYARRILGLEPLPGLDEAPDASSRGEILHDALARFVHRTEAGETPDLIAIGRELFARLDDFPEVKAIWWPRFLRVAEWFAAIDAEDRRVKARRIVETGGALELDIAGRRMTLTGRADRIDVRPDGTLRIVDYKTGSVPSPPQVLSGLSPQLPLEAAIAMRGGFDGVEPGLVATELVYIELKGSRRAGSILPIAPNDTTVAAFAEETLNRLIGLLHRFCDPGQPYHVKPRAQFLKRFNDYDHLSRWPEWAVAGGGEE; this comes from the coding sequence ATGACAGCCCCGGCGCCCCCCCGGCTGTGGACCATACCACCCTCGGCGGCCTTCCTGCCGGCATTCGCCGACGCGCTGATCGCCGGCAGGCTGGTGCCGCCCGCGCCGGAGGGACGCCGCTTCGCCCTCGAGGAACATCTCGTCCTGCTGCCGACCCGCCGCGCCTGCCGGACGTTCGCCGAGCTCCTCGCCGAGCGCGTCGGCGGCGCCACGCTGCTGCCCCGCATCCGCCCCATCGGTGATGTCGACGAGGTGGACCTCGCCCTCTTCGGCGAGGGCACATTCGGCGGCGGCGCCGCCCTCGATCTGCCACCGGCGATACCGCCGCTGCAACGCCATCTGCTCCTTGCCACGATGGTGCTGGCCTGGGGGCGTAGCGTGGCGCAGACCCTGCTCGTGCCGGGGCGCGAGGAGCCGGTCGCCATTCCCGTCGTCCCGGGCGACGCTGCCCTTCTCGCCCGCGATCTCGCCCGGCTGATCGACGATTTCGAGACCGAGGGCGTCTCGTTCCGGGCGCTTGAAGAACTGGTGCCGGAGGATCACGCCGCCTACTGGGCATTGACCGTTGGTTTTCTCAGGATCGTTTCCGAGGAATGGCCGCGCCTGCTGGAGGAACGTGGCGCCAGCGACCCGGCCACCCGGCGCAATGCCCTGTTGCGCGCAGAAGCCGCCCGTCTCGCACATTGCCCGCCCACCGGACCGATCATCGCCGCCGGTTCGACCGGCACGATACCGGCGACTGCCGCCCTGCTCGCCGTGATCGCCCGCCTGCCCCACGGTGCCGTCGTGCTGCCGGGGCTCGATCTCGATTTGGACGAAGAAGCCTGGACGGCGATCGACGCGGCGAGCGCACCGCATCCGGGCCACCCCCAGTACGGCCTCAAGCGACTGCTCGGACGTCTCGGCGCGGTACGGGCCTCGGTGGAACCGCTCGTCGCGGCGCCGCGGCCGGCCCGCGACCGGCTTGTCGGCGAGGCTTTCCGGCCGGCCGCCACCACCGAACAGTGGGCGAGCCTCGACCGGCGTCTCGGCGACGGGCTGCTCGATGCGGCCGTGTCCGGTATCGGCGTGCTGGAGGCCGCCGATGAGGCCGAGGAGGCGCTCGCCATTGCGATCGCGCTTCGCGAGACCGTCGCGACGCCGGGCCGAACCGCGGCGCTGGTGACCCCGGACCGCGGACTTGCGCGGCGGGTCGCGGCGGAACTGGCGCGCTGGCAGATCACCGTCGATGATTCCGCCGGTGTGCCGCTGGCCGAGACGCCGGCCGGCGGCCTGTTCCGGCAGATCGTCGAGACGGTGGCACGCCGGCTCGAGCCGGTGGCGCTCGTCGCGCTCATCCAGCACCCGCTGGCAAGGTTCGGACTGGACACGGCAGCCGCACGGCGCGCAGCGCGGTGGCTCGAGCTCGCGGTCTTGCGCGGACCACGACCTGCACCGGGATGTGACGGCCTGATCCGGGTCGCCACCGAGCGCCTTCTGCGGTCCGCCGACCGGTTCGACCATCCGGCCGTACGCCGCCTCGACACCGCCGACCGCGATGCGGCCTTCGACCTGGCGACCCGCATCAGCGCGGCGCTCGAACCGCTGGAGCGGTTGCGCGATTCGCCGCCCGTGCCGCTGGCGAAGGTCGTTGCCAGCCATGCCGAGGCCCTGTCGAGGGTCATTGCCGGCGAGGCGGACGAGCTGCCTTCCGGCGAGGACGTCACCGCACTCGATGCCTTCCTCGAGGAGTTGCTCGCATCTGCCGGCGACGGACCTGACGTGACGCTTGCCGAATACCCCGCGCTGCTGGCGGCGCTGATGGCCGGCCGTGCCGTCCGCCCGGTACGCGCCGGCCATCCGCGTCTGGCGATTCTCGGCCCGCTCGAGGCCCGTCTGCTGTCGGCCGATCTGATCGTGCTCGGTGGGCTCGACGAGGGCGTGTGGCCAGCCGACACGCGCACCGATCCGTTCCTCAACCGCCCGATGCGCGGGGTCATCGGCCTCGAGGCTCCGGAGCGCTTCATCGGACTGGCGGCCCATGACGTCGCCCAGGCGCTGGGGGCCCCTGAGGTTCTGCTGGCGCGGGCCATGAAGATCGGCGGCGCGCCCACCGTCGCCTCGCGCTGGCTTCGCCGTCTGGCCGCCGTCGTCGGCAGCAAGCGCTACGCGCGCATGTGCGAGGCCGGGAACCGGCTGAAGGGCTTCGCCCGCCGCCTCGATCTCGCCGAGGCTGCGCCGCGCGCGATGGCCGAGCCGGCACCTTGCCCGCCGCTCGAGCTGCGCCCGACACGCATCAGTGTCACCGAGGTCGAGACGCTGATCCGCGACCCCTATTCCATCTATGCGCGCCGGATTCTGGGTCTCGAACCGCTGCCGGGACTCGACGAGGCGCCGGACGCGTCGAGCCGGGGCGAGATCCTGCACGATGCGTTGGCGCGCTTCGTCCACCGGACCGAGGCCGGCGAGACGCCCGACCTGATCGCCATCGGTCGCGAGCTGTTCGCCCGGCTCGACGACTTTCCGGAAGTGAAGGCGATCTGGTGGCCGCGCTTCCTCCGGGTCGCCGAGTGGTTCGCAGCCATCGATGCGGAGGACCGCCGCGTGAAGGCTCGTCGCATCGTCGAGACCGGCGGCGCGCTCGAGCTCGACATTGCCGGCCGTCGCATGACGCTGACCGGCAGGGCCGACCGGATCGACGTCAGGCCGGACGGCACGCTGCGCATCGTCGACTACAAGACCGGATCGGTGCCCAGCCCGCCGCAAGTGCTGTCGGGACTGAGCCCGCAGCTGCCGCTCGAAGCGGCGATCGCCATGCGCGGCGGCTTCGACGGCGTCGAGCCCGGACTGGTCGCGACCGAACTGGTCTACATCGAGCTCAAGGGAAGCCGGCGGGCCGGCAGCATCCTGCCGATCGCCCCGAACGATACGACGGTCGCCGCCTTCGCCGAGGAGACGCTGAACCGCCTGATCGGGCTGCTGCACCGATTCTGCGATCCGGGACAGCCCTATCATGTCAAGCCGCGAGCCCAGTTCCTCAAG